Proteins co-encoded in one Prescottella sp. R16 genomic window:
- a CDS encoding phosphoribosylaminoimidazolesuccinocarboxamide synthase has product MRPSLESYTHLAGGKVRDLFVIDDEHLLLVASDRISAYDHILSTPIPDKGRVLTAMSVFFFEKLGGVNHLAGDPLDERIPEEVLGRALVVRRLNMVPVECVARGYLTGSGLVDYRNTGAVCGVALPEGLVEASELPEPIFTPASKAAIGDHDENIDFQAVVDKVGQDLAVKLRDDTIDIYTRAANFARDRGIILADTKFEFGLDSDNNLVLADEVLTPDSSRYWPADGYEVGKVQPSFDKQFVRNWLTGPESGWDRSSDTPPPALPQEIVDATRARYIEAYERISGLSFEDWVG; this is encoded by the coding sequence GTGCGTCCTTCACTCGAGTCCTACACCCACCTGGCCGGCGGCAAGGTCCGCGATCTTTTCGTGATCGACGACGAGCATCTCCTGCTGGTCGCGAGTGACCGGATCTCGGCCTACGACCACATCCTGAGCACCCCCATCCCGGACAAGGGCCGTGTCCTCACCGCGATGAGCGTGTTCTTCTTCGAGAAGCTCGGCGGCGTCAACCACCTGGCCGGGGATCCGCTCGACGAGCGCATTCCCGAGGAGGTGCTCGGACGCGCGCTGGTGGTGCGCCGGCTGAACATGGTGCCCGTCGAGTGTGTGGCGCGTGGCTACCTGACCGGGTCCGGACTGGTCGACTACCGCAACACCGGTGCGGTGTGCGGCGTCGCCCTGCCCGAGGGGCTGGTCGAGGCGAGCGAGCTGCCCGAGCCGATCTTCACCCCGGCCAGCAAGGCCGCGATCGGTGACCACGACGAGAACATCGACTTCCAGGCCGTCGTCGACAAGGTCGGCCAGGATCTCGCGGTCAAGCTGCGCGACGACACGATCGACATCTACACGCGAGCTGCGAACTTCGCACGGGACCGGGGAATCATCCTCGCCGACACCAAGTTCGAGTTCGGTCTCGACTCCGACAACAACCTGGTGCTCGCCGACGAGGTGCTGACGCCGGACTCCTCGCGCTACTGGCCTGCCGACGGCTACGAGGTCGGCAAGGTGCAGCCCAGCTTCGACAAGCAGTTCGTCCGGAACTGGCTCACCGGCCCCGAATCCGGTTGGGACCGGAGCTCGGACACGCCGCCGCCGGCGCTGCCCCAGGAGATCGTCGACGCGACCCGCGCCCGCTACATCGAAGCGTACGAACGCATCTCGGGCCTGTCGTTCGAGGACTGGGTGGGCTGA
- a CDS encoding S9 family peptidase, which produces MSTPTPPVAKRVPLERTHHGDTFVDPYEWLRDKENPEVVAYLEAENAYTEQQLEHLESLREKIFQEIKSRTQETDMSVPTRLGEWWYYSRTVEGKQYGVHCRCPIADPDDWTPPDLSADAAIAGEQVLLDGNSEAEGHEFFALGAYSISLDGALLAYAVDVVGDERYTLRFKDLTTGELLADEIPNTAPGATWAADNRHVFYLTVDDAWRPDTVWRHELGTDRSADVQVFHEPDDRYWVSVGSTRSEKYLMIWVGSKITTEGWILESANPEGEFRVILPRREGVEYSAEHAVIAGEDRFLVLHNDVTADGEKAENFVLAQAPVADPSALEILIPHRRDVRLEDIDTFADHLVLSYRRDGLTRLAIWPLTADGYGELTEMQFDEELFSVGLGSNPEWDQPTLRIGYTSFVTPSRVYDYRLATGELILRKAQPVLGDFDPADYEQHREWAVADDGTRIPLSVVQRKGIGSGPAPTLLYGYGSYESSMDPAFSVARLSLLDRGMVFVVAHVRGGGEMGRLWYENGKTLTKKNTFTDFVACARHLIDEGRTTPAQLVADGGSAGGLLMGAVANLAPELFAGILANVPFVDPLTSILDPDLPLTVIEWDEWGNPLDDPQVYAYMRSYSPYENIEAKDYPAILAITSINDTRVLYVEPAKWVAALRATKTGDAPLLLKTEMSAGHGGVSGRYEKWKEAAFEYAWLIDTAGAAG; this is translated from the coding sequence GTGAGTACGCCGACTCCTCCTGTCGCCAAACGAGTTCCCCTCGAACGCACCCATCACGGGGACACGTTCGTCGACCCCTACGAGTGGCTGCGCGACAAGGAGAACCCCGAGGTCGTCGCGTATCTGGAGGCGGAGAACGCGTACACCGAGCAGCAGCTCGAACATCTGGAGTCGTTGCGGGAGAAGATCTTCCAGGAGATCAAATCCCGCACCCAGGAAACCGACATGTCGGTGCCGACGCGGCTGGGCGAGTGGTGGTACTACTCGCGCACCGTCGAGGGGAAACAGTACGGCGTCCACTGCCGGTGCCCGATCGCGGATCCGGACGACTGGACGCCGCCGGATCTGTCCGCGGACGCCGCGATCGCCGGCGAGCAGGTGCTGCTCGACGGCAACAGTGAGGCCGAGGGACACGAGTTCTTCGCGCTGGGTGCGTACAGCATCAGCCTCGACGGCGCCCTGCTGGCGTACGCCGTCGACGTCGTCGGGGACGAGCGGTACACGCTGCGGTTCAAGGATCTGACGACCGGGGAACTGCTGGCCGACGAGATCCCGAACACCGCGCCCGGCGCGACGTGGGCAGCCGACAACCGGCACGTCTTCTATCTCACGGTCGACGACGCGTGGCGCCCGGACACCGTGTGGCGGCACGAACTGGGCACCGACCGGTCCGCGGACGTGCAGGTGTTCCACGAGCCGGACGACCGCTACTGGGTGTCGGTCGGGTCGACGCGCAGCGAGAAGTACCTGATGATCTGGGTCGGCTCCAAGATCACCACCGAGGGGTGGATCCTCGAGTCCGCGAACCCCGAGGGCGAGTTCCGGGTGATCCTGCCGCGCCGTGAGGGCGTCGAATACTCCGCCGAGCACGCCGTGATCGCGGGTGAGGACCGGTTCCTCGTTCTGCACAACGACGTCACCGCGGACGGGGAGAAGGCCGAGAACTTCGTCCTGGCGCAGGCTCCCGTCGCGGACCCGTCCGCGCTGGAGATCCTGATCCCGCACCGCCGGGACGTGCGGCTCGAGGACATCGACACGTTCGCCGACCATCTCGTGCTCAGCTACCGGCGCGACGGACTGACCCGGCTGGCGATCTGGCCGCTCACTGCCGACGGGTACGGCGAGCTCACCGAGATGCAGTTCGACGAGGAACTGTTCTCCGTCGGCCTCGGCTCCAACCCCGAATGGGATCAGCCGACGCTGCGGATCGGTTACACGTCGTTCGTCACGCCGTCGCGGGTGTACGACTACCGGCTCGCGACGGGAGAGCTGATCCTCCGCAAGGCGCAGCCCGTTCTCGGAGACTTCGATCCGGCCGACTACGAGCAGCACCGCGAGTGGGCGGTCGCCGACGACGGCACCCGCATTCCACTGTCGGTGGTGCAGCGCAAGGGAATCGGTTCCGGTCCCGCCCCGACGCTGCTGTACGGGTACGGCTCGTACGAGTCCAGCATGGATCCGGCGTTCTCGGTGGCGCGGCTGTCGCTGCTCGACCGGGGCATGGTGTTCGTGGTCGCGCACGTGCGCGGGGGCGGTGAGATGGGCCGGCTCTGGTACGAGAACGGCAAGACTCTCACCAAGAAGAACACCTTCACCGACTTCGTCGCGTGCGCCCGCCACCTGATCGACGAGGGACGCACGACGCCGGCGCAGCTGGTCGCCGACGGCGGCAGCGCGGGCGGTCTGCTCATGGGTGCGGTCGCGAACCTGGCGCCGGAGCTGTTCGCGGGCATTCTCGCGAACGTGCCGTTCGTCGACCCGCTCACCTCGATCCTCGACCCCGACCTGCCGTTGACGGTGATCGAGTGGGACGAGTGGGGCAACCCGCTCGACGACCCGCAGGTGTACGCGTACATGCGGTCCTACAGCCCGTACGAGAACATCGAGGCCAAGGACTATCCGGCGATCCTCGCGATCACCAGTATCAACGACACCCGCGTCCTGTACGTCGAACCCGCGAAATGGGTTGCGGCCCTGAGAGCGACGAAGACCGGTGACGCGCCGCTGCTGCTCAAGACCGAGATGAGTGCCGGGCACGGCGGTGTCAGCGGACGCTACGAGAAGTGGAAGGAAGCCGCGTTCGAGTACGCGTGGCTGATCGACACCGCCGGCGCGGCCGGCTGA
- a CDS encoding SDR family oxidoreductase has product MTHTLVVGAGQGIGRAVAVTLARSGHTLSLADVDADGLAETARRIDGAVTTRTLDIRDADAVAAAVADIEASTGPITALAHVAGVFGTGSILDSDDDQWRNIFDVNLFGLLNVVRAVGRTMRERRAGSIVVVGSNAAGVPRMSMGAYGSSKAAATMLTRILGLELAQYGIRANIVAPGSTDTAMQRSLWTDPTDDDGALGAITGDPAAYKVGIPLGRIADPADIADTVEFLLSERARHITMQSVYVDGGATLRA; this is encoded by the coding sequence GTGACACACACCCTCGTAGTCGGCGCGGGACAGGGCATCGGCCGTGCTGTCGCGGTCACGCTGGCGCGGTCCGGGCACACCCTGTCCCTGGCCGACGTCGACGCGGACGGGCTCGCCGAGACGGCCCGGCGGATCGACGGAGCCGTCACGACCCGCACCCTCGACATCCGCGACGCCGACGCCGTGGCCGCGGCCGTCGCCGACATCGAAGCGTCCACCGGGCCGATCACCGCACTGGCCCACGTCGCGGGCGTCTTCGGGACCGGTTCGATCCTGGACTCCGACGACGACCAATGGCGGAACATTTTCGACGTCAACCTCTTCGGACTGCTCAACGTGGTCCGCGCGGTGGGCCGGACGATGCGCGAACGCCGGGCCGGGTCGATCGTGGTCGTCGGCTCCAACGCCGCCGGCGTACCCCGAATGTCCATGGGCGCGTACGGCTCGTCGAAAGCGGCCGCGACGATGCTGACCCGCATCCTCGGACTCGAGCTGGCGCAGTACGGCATCCGCGCGAACATCGTCGCCCCCGGATCCACCGACACCGCGATGCAACGCTCCCTGTGGACCGACCCCACCGACGACGACGGAGCCCTCGGCGCGATCACCGGAGACCCCGCCGCCTACAAGGTCGGTATCCCGCTCGGCCGCATCGCCGACCCCGCCGACATCGCCGACACCGTCGAATTCCTGCTGTCCGAACGGGCCCGGCACATCACGATGCAGAGCGTGTACGTCGACGGCGGCGCCACCCTCCGCGCGTGA
- a CDS encoding isochorismate synthase MenF, protein MGTPLPTVAGTAATDDDGTRDRFVLSRPHGTVATTGARARFDDVDAAAAALRTSRTDLVVGALPFARHAPCALIAPAAVERTTGTWQPPHGLPPLPRFTVDGIRDGEHLDRVRTALDVLRDDTSVLDKVVLARTLTLTADAPAAPAAILAALVTGTPTGNGYLVDLSAAGDSHTGRTLVGSSPEVLVRKEGSTVSCHPLAGSAPRDPRTDRDREIGRALTASVKDRREHAFVVESVRASLAPFCRTLDIPDTPTLTHTPQLWHLGTPIRGELRDPGTTALDLALALHPTPAVCGTPTDLAYATIDELEGDRGFYAGAVGWCTADGDGEWMVTIRCAEISGDRRRVTAYAGGGIVAESDPRTELGETVTKFGTVLSALGVRL, encoded by the coding sequence ATGGGTACTCCCCTGCCCACCGTCGCCGGCACGGCCGCGACGGACGACGACGGCACCCGGGATCGCTTCGTCCTGTCCCGTCCGCACGGGACCGTGGCCACCACCGGTGCCCGCGCCCGGTTCGACGACGTCGACGCCGCCGCAGCCGCACTCCGGACGAGCCGAACCGACCTCGTCGTCGGCGCCCTGCCCTTCGCCCGGCACGCCCCCTGCGCACTGATCGCGCCCGCAGCCGTCGAGCGGACCACCGGCACCTGGCAGCCGCCGCACGGCCTGCCACCCCTACCCCGGTTCACGGTCGACGGGATACGCGACGGCGAACACCTCGACCGGGTACGCACCGCACTCGACGTGCTCCGCGACGACACGTCCGTACTCGACAAGGTCGTGCTGGCACGGACGTTGACGCTGACCGCCGACGCTCCCGCGGCGCCGGCGGCGATCCTGGCGGCGCTCGTGACCGGAACCCCCACCGGCAACGGCTATCTCGTCGATCTGAGTGCGGCCGGTGACTCCCACACCGGACGGACCCTCGTCGGCTCGTCTCCTGAGGTGCTCGTCCGCAAGGAAGGGAGCACGGTCAGCTGTCATCCGCTCGCCGGGTCCGCGCCGCGCGACCCACGAACCGACCGTGACCGCGAGATCGGCCGGGCCCTCACCGCATCCGTGAAGGACCGCCGCGAGCACGCGTTCGTCGTCGAATCCGTGCGCGCGTCGCTGGCCCCGTTCTGCCGGACCCTCGACATCCCCGACACCCCCACCCTCACCCACACCCCACAGCTGTGGCATCTGGGCACCCCGATCCGCGGCGAACTCCGGGACCCGGGAACCACCGCACTCGATCTGGCACTCGCACTGCATCCGACACCGGCGGTGTGCGGCACCCCCACCGACCTCGCCTACGCCACGATCGACGAACTGGAAGGCGACCGCGGCTTCTACGCGGGCGCGGTCGGCTGGTGCACCGCCGACGGCGACGGCGAATGGATGGTCACGATCCGGTGCGCCGAGATCTCCGGCGACCGGCGCCGGGTCACGGCGTACGCAGGTGGTGGGATCGTCGCCGAATCCGATCCCCGAACCGAACTCGGCGAGACCGTGACGAAGTTCGGAACCGTCCTGAGCGCGTTGGGAGTTCGGCTGTGA
- a CDS encoding ABC transporter ATP-binding protein has translation MSTRFAYRRLPVFFEAPATPLRTGTVEVTESTTPRELTLRTMFAAKKYTVPAGLLLIVHQLCAALVPVIMGIAIDRAISPQDGGRLVLWVAVLAVDYALVSLTFRFGSRIGFLGMQAIQHQVRTKITDRILEARGMGGPPRQPGMLLSIATSDARQLASAVAIVVYPLGEFAAVVFSAVILLVVCWPLGLAILVAAPLMLWLMDRAGSPLRRRSMQEQQVAGEAAGTAADLVGGFRIVKGLGAEPEAGRRYLAASERALQGTLRASVARAGYLGSMEVVSGLFIAGVAVAAGVLAFGGAMTVGQLITVVAVTQFVMGPLQAFAANFGAIWAQALASAERVLTVLQAPPATDRDPAGRPPSGFDLRFDGVECAGSEPVDVTIPEGQFVAVAADAVTTAALADVLAGLAVPTAGAVTVGGVDVAELPHDVRRRILLVAPHESDLFEGTITENITAGGGETAPAAGGGATDDVLARAVLAAACDDVIAALPNGPDSDVGEAGRLLSGGQRQRVCLARALAADPDILVLLDPTTAVDSVTEATVAERIATARAGRTTVVFTSSPALTAAASTVLTIGAHDPVDRNLDPTLLETAR, from the coding sequence GTGTCAACGAGATTCGCGTACCGGCGACTACCGGTCTTCTTCGAAGCGCCCGCGACACCACTGCGGACGGGAACCGTCGAGGTCACCGAATCGACCACCCCCCGGGAGCTGACGCTGCGGACGATGTTCGCGGCGAAGAAGTACACCGTGCCCGCCGGGCTGCTGCTGATCGTGCACCAACTGTGCGCCGCGCTCGTCCCCGTGATCATGGGCATCGCGATCGACCGGGCGATCAGCCCCCAGGACGGTGGCCGGCTGGTGCTGTGGGTGGCCGTCCTCGCCGTCGACTACGCGCTGGTGTCGCTGACGTTCCGATTCGGTTCCCGCATCGGCTTTCTCGGGATGCAGGCGATCCAGCACCAGGTGCGGACGAAGATCACCGACCGCATCCTCGAGGCCCGCGGGATGGGCGGTCCACCTCGGCAGCCCGGCATGCTGCTGAGTATCGCGACGTCCGACGCCCGCCAGCTCGCGTCCGCCGTCGCGATCGTCGTGTACCCGTTGGGGGAGTTCGCGGCCGTCGTGTTCTCGGCGGTGATCCTGCTGGTCGTCTGCTGGCCGCTCGGTCTGGCGATCCTGGTGGCCGCGCCGCTCATGCTGTGGCTCATGGACCGGGCGGGGTCGCCGCTGCGTCGACGCAGCATGCAGGAACAGCAGGTCGCCGGCGAGGCCGCGGGCACCGCCGCCGATCTCGTGGGCGGATTCCGGATCGTCAAGGGCCTCGGCGCCGAACCCGAGGCCGGTCGTCGCTACCTGGCCGCCAGCGAACGCGCACTGCAGGGCACACTACGGGCGAGTGTCGCCCGCGCCGGCTACCTGGGCTCGATGGAAGTGGTGTCCGGGCTGTTCATCGCCGGTGTCGCCGTCGCTGCCGGCGTCCTGGCCTTCGGCGGGGCGATGACCGTCGGGCAGCTCATCACGGTGGTCGCGGTGACCCAGTTCGTGATGGGCCCGCTGCAGGCGTTCGCCGCGAACTTCGGCGCCATCTGGGCGCAGGCACTGGCGTCGGCCGAACGCGTCCTGACGGTGCTGCAGGCGCCGCCCGCGACCGACCGCGATCCGGCCGGCCGGCCGCCGTCCGGATTCGATCTGCGGTTCGACGGCGTCGAATGCGCCGGATCGGAACCCGTCGACGTCACGATTCCCGAGGGGCAGTTCGTCGCCGTCGCGGCGGACGCGGTCACGACGGCCGCCCTCGCAGACGTCCTCGCCGGACTGGCGGTCCCGACCGCGGGCGCGGTCACGGTCGGCGGCGTCGACGTCGCCGAACTGCCGCACGACGTGCGCCGCCGGATCCTGCTCGTCGCGCCGCACGAGAGCGACCTGTTCGAGGGCACGATCACCGAGAACATCACAGCCGGCGGCGGTGAAACTGCGCCTGCCGCCGGCGGCGGTGCAACCGACGACGTCCTCGCCCGCGCGGTTCTCGCGGCGGCCTGCGACGACGTGATCGCGGCCCTGCCGAACGGACCGGACTCCGACGTCGGTGAGGCCGGACGGCTGCTGTCGGGCGGTCAGCGGCAGCGTGTCTGCCTGGCCCGCGCCCTTGCCGCCGACCCCGACATCCTGGTCCTGCTGGATCCGACGACGGCGGTCGACTCGGTGACGGAAGCGACTGTCGCCGAACGTATCGCGACCGCCCGCGCCGGACGGACCACCGTCGTGTTCACGTCGTCGCCGGCCCTGACGGCGGCGGCGTCGACGGTGCTGACGATCGGCGCCCACGATCCGGTGGACCGGAACCTCGACCCGACCCTGCTGGAGACCGCACGATGA
- a CDS encoding ABC transporter ATP-binding protein, with protein sequence MSAPTVTTPTAVEARLPIADARSVWREIRRALRGQGGRVAAVVAAMVVGAALGLVPPWALGRMVDVVGAGDSATRIWWLGAVMVGAALAFAVFTALGVVLSARLFETVLARLRERMFTTGLGLPLQRIERAGSGDLVARATDDVDEVSRAVGTVVPALTTSLFTILLTAVGLTALDLRFLVVLVLAVPVYAFAVRWYLRNAPQIYAAERAAMGLRAQQVLGAVRGLRTVHAYDIAPRLAGRIGSHSWEVVRWTMRARIVQNRFYGRLNTGRFVAMAGLLVVGYLLVGADALTVGATTTAMLFFLRMFEPVDDLLLVVDELQSALASLARIVGVIEAGEDPPTSRAAAVLPEAGALEAQGVTFGYAPGREVLRGVDVVVAPGETVALVGTSGAGKSTLAALLAGVRTPSSGRVRFGGTDLADVPENDRAQRIVLVTQETHVFAGSLREDLAMAAPDVDDAAMEAALRTVLAGDWFDLLPDGLDTVVGDTGHRLTPLQVQQLALARLVLADPPVVILDEATADAGSAGAAVLERAAAAALEGRSALIVAHRLDQARRADRILLMDNGVVVEEGTHDRLVACGGRYGALWEAWRRHRR encoded by the coding sequence ATGAGCGCACCGACCGTGACGACCCCGACCGCCGTCGAGGCGAGACTGCCGATCGCCGATGCCCGTTCGGTGTGGCGGGAGATCCGCCGGGCGCTGCGCGGGCAGGGCGGCCGGGTGGCGGCGGTCGTGGCGGCCATGGTGGTCGGCGCCGCGCTCGGACTGGTTCCGCCGTGGGCGCTCGGGCGCATGGTCGACGTCGTCGGGGCCGGGGACTCGGCGACGCGGATCTGGTGGCTGGGTGCGGTCATGGTGGGTGCGGCGCTGGCGTTCGCCGTATTCACCGCGCTCGGAGTCGTGTTGTCCGCGAGGCTGTTCGAGACGGTTCTGGCGCGGCTGCGCGAACGGATGTTCACGACGGGCCTGGGGTTGCCGCTCCAGCGAATCGAGCGGGCGGGCAGCGGCGATCTCGTCGCCCGTGCCACCGACGACGTCGACGAGGTGTCACGCGCGGTCGGCACCGTCGTCCCGGCCCTGACGACGTCGCTGTTCACGATCCTGCTCACCGCGGTGGGGTTGACCGCACTGGACCTGCGGTTCCTCGTCGTGCTGGTTCTGGCCGTACCGGTGTACGCGTTCGCGGTGCGCTGGTACCTGCGCAATGCGCCGCAGATCTACGCTGCGGAACGTGCCGCGATGGGGTTGCGGGCACAGCAGGTGCTGGGTGCGGTCCGCGGGCTGCGCACCGTGCATGCGTACGACATCGCGCCGCGGCTGGCCGGTCGGATCGGATCGCATTCGTGGGAGGTCGTGCGGTGGACGATGCGGGCCCGCATCGTGCAGAACCGTTTCTACGGCCGGCTCAACACCGGCCGGTTCGTGGCGATGGCGGGCCTGTTGGTCGTCGGATATCTCCTGGTGGGGGCCGACGCGCTGACGGTCGGCGCGACGACCACTGCGATGCTGTTCTTCCTGCGGATGTTCGAGCCGGTCGACGACCTGCTGCTGGTCGTCGACGAGTTGCAGTCCGCGCTGGCCTCGCTCGCCCGGATCGTCGGTGTGATCGAGGCCGGTGAGGATCCGCCCACGAGTCGGGCGGCGGCCGTGCTGCCCGAGGCGGGAGCACTCGAGGCACAGGGCGTCACGTTCGGCTACGCGCCGGGCCGTGAGGTGCTGCGCGGTGTGGACGTCGTCGTCGCACCGGGGGAGACCGTAGCTCTGGTGGGAACGTCGGGGGCCGGTAAGTCGACGCTCGCGGCCCTGCTCGCGGGGGTGCGCACACCGAGCTCGGGCCGGGTCCGCTTCGGTGGCACGGACCTGGCGGACGTTCCGGAAAACGATCGGGCACAACGGATCGTACTGGTCACGCAGGAGACGCACGTCTTCGCCGGCTCCCTCCGCGAGGATCTCGCGATGGCGGCACCGGACGTGGACGACGCGGCCATGGAGGCGGCGCTGCGGACGGTTCTGGCGGGGGACTGGTTCGATCTGCTCCCGGACGGTCTGGACACCGTGGTCGGCGATACCGGCCACCGGCTCACCCCACTGCAGGTCCAGCAGCTGGCGCTGGCACGGCTGGTCCTCGCCGACCCGCCGGTGGTGATCCTCGACGAGGCCACCGCCGACGCAGGCAGTGCCGGGGCTGCGGTCCTGGAACGGGCGGCCGCGGCGGCACTCGAGGGCCGTAGTGCGCTGATCGTGGCGCACCGACTCGACCAGGCGCGGCGGGCGGACCGAA